From the genome of Erinaceus europaeus chromosome 1, mEriEur2.1, whole genome shotgun sequence:
ctaccaaaacctggaaacaacccaggtgtccaacaacagatgagtggctgagcaagtggtgctatatatacacaatggaatactactcagctgtaaaaaatggtgacttcaccgttttcagccaattttggatggaccttgaaaaaatcatgttgagtgaaataagtcagaaacagaaggatgaatatgggatgatctcactctcaggcagaagttgaaaaacaagatcagaaaagaaaacacaagtagaacctgaaatggatttggcgtattgcacccaagactctggggtgggtgggtgggtggggagaatacaggtccatgaaggatgataaatgacacagtgggggttgtattgttaaatgggaaactggggaatgttatgcatgtacaaactattgtatttactgttgaatataaaacattaattccccaataaagaaataaattttaaaaaaaagaaaaaaaaaagagaaaataatgggCTACAATAGCCAgaggacaaaaaggaaaaggtgaAAATAATaactcccgggagtcgggctgtagtgcagtgggttaagcgcaggtggcgcaaagcacaaggaccggcataaggatcccggttcgaaccccggctccccacctgcaggggagtcacttcacaggcggtgaagcaggtctgcaggtgtctatctttctctcctcctctctgtcttcccctcctctctccatttctctctgtcctatccaacaacgatgacaacaacaataataactacaacaataaaacaacaagggcaacaaaagggaataaataaataaaataaaatttaaaaaataataataataactccctCTGtaccaccacctcctggaccacaatctgTAACTTCTGTTAAATAATTTCATTATCATTAATACAATACAAaaatttggggtggggtggggagctttTTAATGTGCTAGGCACAGTGCTACATGTTGGAGCTTAcaatcaaaagcaaaaaaaagttgCAGTATCTGCTCTCTGGGAACTCATAATCAAGAGGCAGAGGCAGATATTAATCAAACCATAGCACTACAATCATATCATTACACTTAAACAGTCACTGATGGAAGGAGGAGGCCAAGGGGCTAGGTGAGAATGTAGGAAATATGGTCTGGGAAGAAAGGGAAGTTGTAGTTAGGAAGTGGCATAGAATTCAATGTTGGTGGCAAGTAAGGGTTAACTGCCAGTGGGGGAGGGTGAATTCCTGGAGTGAAAAGTCTTGGAGCCCAGCTAGAGCAAGGCCTGACCTGGGAGAAGGCCCAGAGAAAGCAGGTCTTGGCAAGCTTCCCCTGGTGGGCCCCTGGGAGAATGAAaattctttgaaggtttttaaGCTAAGGGAGTAAAGTGATCAAATTTCATTCTGGGATGATTCTCCTGAATTGAAAGAGACCAGCTAGAAATGGAGACCAGTGAGTTGGTTTCTGTAGAGTCTTAAAATTTTTCATCCAACTTCTTATTTTTAGAAGTGAGGAAATGGACTTCTGTCTTTCAGAGTCTATAGGAATTATGTATtttttgcatgatttttttttgttgttgttaaaaacgTTTTTTTAGAggtaatttatgagaaagactttaaaataacAGAGAAAATACGTTTTCCTCTTCCTAACAATCTAATATCCActtattttaaatgagagaaatacagagagaaaaacacagactagAGCACAGAtcgactctggtttatgatggtgctggcaattgaagctgggacctcagagccttgggcatgaaagtcttatataacctttatgctatctccctagatcTATATCCTGTATATCAGATAAACACATTATAATCTCAGTATCATTTTATCAATATACTTTAGTAAAACTGAAAAAACTAAAGTGAAAAATGTAAAAAGCAAGGCAGAGGAGACaccaaaatggttatgcaaagtgacttatacctgaggctccaaagtcccccataccaccagaagccagaattgagcagtgctctggagaaaatataaataaatgaataaatgaatgaataaataaaataaacagcatACCATATCTTGCTTTGTTATTTTCAAATGTCTTAGATATTGTTCTTTATTAATATTTGCCGAATTCTTTGAACAATAGCAAAGTGTTCCACTTTTGAATTTGTCATACCCTATCTAACTCATTCCCTATTGGTAGACAATCAGTTTTTTTCCTAGTCCCTGGAATCTTCAAGTAATGCTTTCAGGGTatttctgggtctctctctctctctctctctctctctctctcctttccctagaatactgcttagctctggtgtaCAGTGTGACATCTGAaatcttaagcatgaaagtctgttgtgaaGCTAGGAAGTGGTATAGTAGCTAGAGCTCTtgacttaaaagcatgaagttgcctgggaggttgtgcagtggataaagtttaacatttaagcatgaggtcctgaattcaatgcctggcatcaaatgtgccatagtgatgttctggctctttctccttctttcctaaataaatacataaataaaactttaggtccgaggagatatcataatgatcatatatacaaaagactttcacaccagGGCTCTGAAGAACACTGTAAGCCagcctgagtagtgctctggtgcccCCCAACCGGCCCACTCTATtgttgattaaaaataataaagatatatctAAATACTTATTAAAATTGATAAcaccagtttaaaaaaataattaagtataGGGAGtagggaagtagtgcagtgggttaagcacacatggtgcgaagcgcaaggacccgcctaaagatgccggtttgagcccccggctccctacctgtaggggagtcgcttcacaggcggtgaagcaggtctgcaggtgtctttctctccccctctctgtcttccccatctttctacatttctctctgtcctatctaacatcaacgacatcaacaataacaataataactacaataaaacaagggcaacaaaagggaataaataaatatttttaaaaatggttatacaaggagactctcatgctgggagtagggtggtcgcacacccagttcagtgcacatagttctaagtgcaaggatctgggttcgagccctcagctccttaTCTGCAGAGGAGATGCTTCCTTCACAAACAagtatgtaggtgtctatctttctcactctcctctctcaatttctttctgtcctatccaataaattaggaaaaaatggccgccaggagtatTGCAtacccagtgataattctggaggtgaattaaaaaaaaaaaaaaagagtgagagactcatacctgaggctccaaagtcccaggttcaattccttgcaccaccataagccaaagttgagcagtcctatggtaaaaataaatacataaaagatatttaaaagcaAGTAAATTAGAGTGggttgggagatggcacagtgtagatagtgttggattctcaagcatgagctcccaaGATCAGTCCCAGGTATCACAAGTGCTAGactcatgctctggttctctctctcttataaataagtcttaaaaagaataaatagggtggtctggaaggtggcacagtaatagtgctttggactctcaagcatgaagtcccgagttcaatcccctgcagcacatgtaccagagtgatgtctggttctttctctctcctcctatctttcttataaataaataaaattaaaaaaaaaaagaatgggggccaggtggcggtacacctggttgagcacacatattacagtgcacaaggacctgggttcgagcccctggtccccacctgcagggggaaagctttgcgagtgaagcagtactataggtgtctttctgtctctctccctatctcccctcctcctctcaatttctggcagtctctatccaataaataaatatataataaaaaaaagaataaataggagccagatagtggcatacctggtaaagtacacacattaccttgtgcaaggaaggacccaggctcaagcccccagtccccacctgcaggggttacagttcacaaatggtgagcagtgctgcagttgtctccctttctacctttcccactcctctcaattcctgtctctattcaaaataaataaaataaaaaataaataataaaaattattaaagtctactgcataattattatgttttTTCCCCAACCTGGAACATACATTGTTATGTACACATCTAAGTTTTGCtataattcccctcctggggatatatcctaaggaacccaacacatccatccaaaaagatctgtgtacacatatgttcttggcagcacaatttgtaatagccaaaacctggaaacaacccaggtgtccaacaacagatgagtggctgagcaagttgtggtctatatacacaatggaatactactcagctgtaaaaaatggtgacttcaccgttttcagccgatcttggatggaccttgaaaaaatcatgttgagtgaaataagtcagaaacagaaggatgaatatgggatgatctcactctcaggccgaagttgaaaaacaagattagaaaagaaaacacaagtcgaacctgaaatggaattggagtattacaccaaagtaaaagactctggggtgggtgggtgggtggggagaatacaggtccatgaaaaatgatgaatgaaatagtggggttgtattgctaaatgggaatctggggaatgttatgcatgtaaaaaaaaaaaaaaaaacaagtagaaacgcaaagcagaaattgactgagtttggagtatggcaccaaagtaagaaagcagaagtatactagagtttacagtgagtacctccctaatacttcctctccacttttccaagctttgggtccatgattgctcaacaatttgtttggctttgtatgttaactctcttttcagtcaccaggttccaggtgtcatcaggatgcaggccagacttccctggattgaagacaccaccaatgtgtcctggagctcagcttccccagagacccatcctactagggaaagagagaggcagactgggagtatggaccgaccagtcaacgcccatgttcagcgaggaagcaattacagaagccagaccttctaccttctgcaacccacaatgaccctgggtccatgctcccagagggatagagaatgggaaagctatcgggggagggggtgggatatggagattgggcggtgggaattatgtggagttgtacccctcctaccctatggttttgttgattaatcctttctttaataaaaaaaaaaaaaaataagttttgctATAGTCATTTTATACAAATGACTAGAGTGTTAAAGATTATGTGAATTAACATTTTTGATAACACTAAAATGCTTTCTaaagatgttttattttaaagtgtGGCTCAGGAAGTGGCTCAATTGGATAGGGCACTAGACTCTCagtcatgaggtcctaagtttagtccctgccattgcttatactctggttctctcttccttgaagcctcaggcattaaagtcttttgtatcTCCTCAGACCCTTATATATCTTTTCCGTCTCAGTTCAAACATTTTCTCCTTAACACCTAATGTTAGTGAACATTacagattctctctttctctccgtgtgtgtcttttaaaaaaaatatttattcccttttgttgcccttgttttgttacagttattactgttgttgttattgatgtcgtcgttgttggataggatagagagaaatagcgaggaggggaagacaaagagggggagagaaagacacctgcagacctgcttcaccacctgtgaagcgactcccctgcaggtggggagccaggtgcttgaaccgggatccttcagccagtccttgtactttgcgccacgtgcgcttaacctgaagcgctaccgctggactcccgtgtgtgtttctttttttaatatttattttcccttttgttgaccttgttgtttgttgttattgatgttgtcgttgttagataggacagagagaaatggagagaggaggggaagacagagggagggaaagatagacacctgcagacctgcttcaccgcctgtgaagagactcccctgcaggtggggagccgggggctggaactgggaaccttactgcggtccttacgcttcgcaccacgtgtgcctaacccacctcgctactgcccgactcccgtgtgtGTTTATTTCTTACTTCCCTTTGCCTTGTCTCCTAATATTGAATGTTAAATCAGAAGGCAGTCACATGGACACCTGGGAAAAAGGTACTGCTCACAAGAGACCGACCACGACTTGGTGATTCATTCCTTGTGACAAGACCATTTATATTAGCCAGGCTATGTGACAGGACACCTTCTCCCCACTGACACATTATTCTTTATAAACCCTGAACCCTAACCTAATATTAATGTGGTTTTTGAGACACGAGTCTGCTGTTTTTTCAGGATTACTAGCTCCTGAGTaaatctgcttttcttttctaatatttatttattcccttttgttgtccctgttttagttactgttgtttttattgatgtcattgttgttggctaggacagagagaaatggagagagaaggggaagacagagagagggagagaaagataagacacctgcagacctgcttcaccgattgtgaagcgactcctcctgccggtggggagtcaggggctcgaaccgggatccttccgccggtccttgcgctttgcactacgtgcggttaacctgctgcgctaccgcccgactcctgtaaaTCTGCTTTTCTATCACCAACCCTTGTCTTTTGGATAACTGACCTTTTGAGAGGCAAGCAGTGTAAAGACTGGGTTCTGTAATACTATGACCAGGTCAGTTTTTCTTGCTAAACATGACATCAGGAGGACTGtcgagatagttcacctggatagtgtacctgctttgtcatatgtgtggcccaggtttgagtctggtcccCAGCGCACTGGTGAAGCTgttggtgttgtggtttctttccctgtttctctctctgaaagaagTTGGCTCAGCGGGATGAAGTCCAAATGatgacaaaaaacaaaccaaatcCAAGGTTGGTATCACCGTTTCTTGAATGCATTGTCACAGTGTAGATTTATAAATTCACGTGACTCTAAAATTTGACCATTAGGTGATCTACTTTGCTGTATTCTATTGCCTAGAAAGAGTTAGTGCTTAACATACATATATTGAATAGATGAATGGGACTGAGAACAAAATCAGGTCTCACTGATAAGCCCTGTGTCACTTCCTTTTAGCCTTTCCCCAAAGACATCTTCCTGTGACTCTCCAGCCATCTGAAGTTTGTATGCTCTTCCTGTTGTTTTCTCTATTCATGTGACTCTTATTATCTTTTtgaactttgttttatttttgcaattcctcttttgcttttttaatatttattttcccttgtttttcattgttgtagttattgatttcatcgttgttggataggacagggagaaatggagaggagaggggaagatagagggggagaaaaagatagacacctgcagacctgcttcaccgcctgtgaagggactcccctacaggtggggagccgggggctggaaccggtatctttacgcgggtccttacgctttgcgcagcctgtgcttagcccgctgcgctactgcccaactcgctgctttttcttcttaattcttctttttaactttagagctttattAAGTTTACAGTATGTCTGCTTTTTATTTTGCAGGTTTACAAATGaggtatcttttttccttttacaccagagcactggattctggtggtgtgggggttggacctgggactttggagccttgggtgtgagagtctctttgcataaccattatgctatctacctccaccctcaaTTGAAACATCTTTTAGGAAACTTCTACTCCAGGCAATTTTATACTTTGGATTTTTTCTCCCTAGAAAAATCTTAactcagtattttaaaaattgttggttTGTTCATCCTATCTTCTTCCTCAAGCACACTGCCTTGTTTGTGATAGCAGGGCACTTTGCACAGGGCCTTGCTCCAGTGGCCCTGTGCTGTAAGCTAGTTATTTGCTGAAAGCTAGTCAACCAGCTTTATATGAGGATTCTAGTGTTCACCCTCGGAACCCATGAACTGCAAGCAATTGTAATTTGGGGGCTGCTAGTTCAGGAGATGAAGCTAGAGGAAGTTTGTGGAGCTCCAACCCAAGACTCAAGCTCCGCCAGCCAGGCAAGAGGCCCTAGAGTGGATCCTGTGGGGGATGGGCAGGGAAACAGTCTTCCTCTGCCCCCTCCAGGAGAGTCTGGAAAGAAGGAAGATTCTTTCTACAGAGCAGTGCCGGCTaagaggggggtggggtgagaggggggaggggtggggtgggggtggggaacataATGAATGAAAGCTTTCTCCAAATTTCAGTCTCCTAGTCCTGAGATGGTGGGGAACTGGTGCCAGGAAGGGGGGAAATAAGAGATGAGGGATAGGAcaagagggaaacagagggaTAAACTGAAACTCTGTATGGAGTTCTCCAAAAGACAGGGTTTCAACTTTACCAGATcagctatataaaaaaaaaatccttaggtAGGTGGTCTTGTTcactgctcattttttttttctttttaaaaatttatttatttactatagacagaaattgagagggaaaggagaaatagagggagacagagagacacttgtagccctgctttaccacttgcaaagctttacccctgcagtgggggtgggggggctcaaacttgggcccttgcacatggtaacacccaaccaagtgtgtcaccacccagctcccttctattttcaaaattaaaaaaataggtatATTCTTAAATCGAGTCAGACAATCAGTAAATTGTCAAGTTTAATTCTTAGGATGAGATCAGCTTAACATCTCTGTGCAGGAAAATCCTTCAGAAGGTTGTGTCTAGTGTCTCCAGGAGTCAGTTTTTTTGAAGTTTCCTGAACTCTCCACTTTTCTCCCATTCATCCCTTTTAAAAAGATTGATTTCTTTATTATCAGAGGCcagaatactacttagctctTGTACAAGGTCTTGCACCTGTGTTCTCGGGGGCCTTAGGCATACAGGTTGGGTCTCTAATAGTCTGAGTCATCTCCCAGCCCTCTCTTATATAAATGTAGGAAATGGCACTTacgattttttaatatttatttattcccttttgttgcccttatttttttattgttgtacttattattgttgtcatcgttgttggataggtcaaagagaaatggagagagggggaaatggagaagggggggagaaagactcctgcagacctgcttcaccgcttgtgaagagactcccctgcaggtggggagccagggttcaaaccaggatccttacgctggttttcgcactttgtgccacctgtgcttaacctgctgtgctacagcccgactccctatttttttttaagtctaggaGTACTTTACATCCAACTTATGGTAGTTACATTAACTGGAAGAAGCTGAAGTTGGCTGCCTTTATTACTTATTCCCAAAGGTTATCTACACCCCTGACCGCCCCCACCTATCCCTACCAGTAGTAAAGGACACTAGTTTATGAAGTAGAGGAGGGAAAGTGGGAGTTAAGAGTGAAAGCAAGCAAAAGTATATCCCCCAAACACTTGGAACTGGCAGACCTGGAGAGAGGCTCTGCCTCTTTCTAACAGGTTTGTATCCACCCAAGTGCCCTCTCTCATATACATACCTTGCAGAACTGAGGTCTCAAACCATGTTGTTGGTTAGAATTGCTTGATACTTACtagagatattttcttttttaaaagattttatttattttttaatgagaaagacaagaggagaaagagaaagaagcagacatcactctggtaacatgtgctgctgggatttgaactcaggaccccatgctagAGTTctatgccctatccactgtgccacctctaagACCACATTAGAAATATTTTCACTCATTTCTATAACCGCCTTGTTGATTAGAATTGCTTGAGGATACTTACTAGAAATATTATCACTCATTTCTATTAAGTCTGAGTCCTTGGAGCTATTTCAACTTAAACTggaattttgggagtcgggcagtagtgcagcgggttaagcacaggtggcgcaaagcacaaggaccagagtaaggatccgggttcaagcccccggctccccacctgcaggggagttgcttcacaataggtgaagtagatctgcaggtgtctttctctccccctctgtcttctcctctctccatttctctctgtcctgtccaacaataaataacgacatcagtaacaacaacaataactacaacaatgaaaaacaacaagggcagcaaaagggaaaataaataaatatattaaaaaacccTGGAATTTTAACAGTGTGCTAAGTGACTGTGACACACAGAGTTTAGGTAACAACTTCAACAGGTCTGGTACAACACCATGAGTGCTAAGTGTTGCTAGCAGAGGGGCTGGAAATGTATTTGCAAGGTAAACAAACTGTGTAGGGAGTAGAGATTGAATTAAGGCCTGTGTATTAGCTTATCTAACACTTTGAAACGAAATAGCACAGCAGTGTTAGCAatacaaaagataaatatttattcAGAACAAAAACTTTTAACAACAATGGATTTTATATTCTTGGTCACAAGGAAACAGCAAAACATATAGCAAAGGAAAGGcaactgaaaaaacaaaaaagcagtctTACGACCTTAACTTGATAACATTTAGTTGACCCAAAGCCCTCTGGGCTTGGCCCACTTTGCAAgtatattttaaagttaaaagcCCATTTAATAATGCCAGGTTTAAATCACCTTTCTCCTGAAATCTAGGAGACTGCAGATGAGCTCCAGTTTGCTGCTTCTCTGGGGTTTCTATCTACTGAGAGTAAGGAGCAAATGTAAACCACTGGTAGGTTTGTTTAGGAACATCTCCAATTTGCACTAGTGTCCAAGAATGGGCAAGAGTAAAGGCCCAAAGAACCTGACACATTTGCAACCCAGATAACATCAGGGTTGAGGAGTACACCTTGGATTATGATTCTTTGCTCCTGCTCTATCTTGAGTATTCGGAAGCCCCCTGGATAAACCTTTTTTTAGCTTCTTCTGTGAGAAGACTTCCTACCATTTCTCTGCCCTCATTCTGTCGAGATAAGACTTTATGGGCTCACAAGTGTTGAGGAAAATGTTGTGAAGTGTGAGAGGTAGTGGAATGAGCACCGGGTTTGGGGTCAGGGAACTCTAGGCTAGTTTTGGTATCAGATAGCTATGCAATTTTGACCCAGTCCTTTAAACACTCTGGGTCTATTTCACCTGATGGAAAATGGGAACTGGTCTAAACTATTTTAAAGGTACTTTTTAGCAAAGTAATTTCAGATCCCATGATTATACGGAAAATGGCTTCTGAGCCACACAAAAAGCTGTCAAAGTCTGTGCATTTTTATGCCACAAGAGAGACCCCTGGCCACCATTCAGATCTTAGACTCAGATTATATACACTTCTAACAACACTGGTTTCACAAATTCTCAGACCATAGAGATTAGGAGCAGCAAGTTAAAAGGGAAGAACTGCAAAAGGTAGACACTCTGATAGTGATAGAAGCCACAGTCAACAATGTTCTCAATTCAACAAACACTGGAGTGCCTACCAGGTGCCTGGGTATTAAGAATAAGGGAGGCAGCCCATTAAgtgaaaatggggggtgggggggcgacaAGGAATGAGGCGTAGAAGATACCCTCCTTCCCCAAATACTAAAAAAACTGGGGAGGGAGACAAATCTGCACACACTACAGTCCTCGGTACTAGTCACTGATGACAAAGTCATCAATTCAGAAAAGGCTGAAACGGAGTAAACTCGGTTTAAGAAGGCAGGTTTTTAAAAGATCTTCAAAaacgataaaaaaaaagtgaaaaaataaagttttggcACTTAAGACGGGTAAGCTGGCTGTGTGTTCACCCTGGCAGGCAGGAGGGTGTTCAGTGCCCGGCCACGCCAGTTAGCTGAGCTGCCACAGAATTGTGAACTGCTTTGGGGCACTGGGCAAAGGCATGTCCTCTTTTGCCACAGAGGTTGCACACGATGCCCTTCCGGCAGTAAGGGCTCAGGTGCCCTTCCTCCCCGCACCTGAAGCACCTGTCCTGCGTGCAGCTGCCGCTCATGTGGGTCCGGGAACCACATTTAAAGCACGTCTTGGGCTGCCCCTTGTACCAACTGTAGCCCCTCTCGGCCCCCAGGAAGAAGGCCCCCGGCAGGTGCCTGACCCCGCCCTCCCCCTGGCGCAGCTCGATCTCGCACTTGTATTCCCCGGTCCAGATCCCAAACCTGTCGGTCACTTTCACCGGCACCGCCAGCACATCGCAGTGGCGCTTGAGCCAGGTCACGATGTCCTCCACGTCCACCGTCTCGTTCCGGAAGAGGATGAAGAGCGTCTTCAAGCTGGACTTGCTCCGCCCCAGCACCACAAAGTTCTCCCAGCAGTCCTCCTGCTCGCGCTTCTCCTCGTAGACGCGCAGGAAGAGAGCCAGCTTCTCGGCCGAGCGGAAGCTCACGTCGAACTCGCGGCTGCCCGGGATCTGGATGACGGCGTAGATGTCGCTGGGGTCCATGCCTATGGAGCGCAGGATGAGCGAGCCCACCACGAAGTCCCGGGTCGGGCAGGCGCCCTCGTCCCCTTGGAAACAGATGCGCACGAGGAAGCGGCCTTTGCCCGGACCCGCCGCGGGGCCTGCTGCCGCCGCCTGCTCGTCCTGAAGGGCTTGCTCGGCCGCGTCCTCGTCCGAGCTGGGCCTGGCCGGGGCCGCTATGGCCGCCGCCTCGGCCTTCTTCCTCTTGCCCACCTCAGCTGCACTCTTCTTTTTGCGGGTGTCAGCCGCCTCGCCCGCCGGGTCTCTCCGGCGGCTCTTCGGGTCCCCGCGACCGGCTGGGGGAAAGTCACCGAGTCCCGGCGTCGTCAGGCCCGCGGGGGCGATGAGCCCGCCGCTCGCGCCGCTGCCGCCTTCCTCCTCCCGCCGCGGCGGGCGAGACTCGCGGAACTCGCCCTTTTTCTCGGCCAGGTTCTTCACGACCTGCGCCCAGCCCATCTTCTCGCGGCCGCCGTCGGCCTCCTCGCCCCGGGCCggtgcgggcgcgggcgcgggcgcgggggaCAGAAGCTGCGGCCGACCCCGGTGACTCTCCTCCTCCACGCCGCCGCCGGTGGCCATTTTACCTCCTTCCCAGCATCCTCCTCTCGCTCCCGCTGCCAAAGGGCGCCCATCGcgcgcgcccgcccgcccgctgggggctgtgggggctcGGGATTGTCTATCCCCTGAAATTCGAcgctcccctccccccgcccccgcccccgcccactAAAAGGTACTTTCGCGCCGTTCGAAGCGGCCAGCTCCGCCCGGAGTCCGGTGCCGTCTGAGTGGCATTTCCGCTGGCGCGCCCTCGGCTCCCCGCCTCCTCGGCCCCGAAGCTGAAAGGGGAGCTTGCAGGGCGTCCGGTTCCTCGCCGGGCTTTGGCAGCCTGCGGCCTCGCTCTCGAGGATTTGCTATTTCGCAAGCGGCCCTCCGCGACTTCATTCAAGCCGTACTACGAAAGGTTTTCACAGTGCAAAGGCAGAACAGGGTTCAGGAACGCCTCTCCATTTCGTTTCCTTCTTTATACTTTTTCTATttagaaaagcaaaaacaaaacttaaTTAAGGTCGCCTCTCTCCCAAAGCACGTACCacactgtattatta
Proteins encoded in this window:
- the ZCCHC3 gene encoding zinc finger CCHC domain-containing protein 3; this encodes MATGGGVEEESHRGRPQLLSPAPAPAPAPARGEEADGGREKMGWAQVVKNLAEKKGEFRESRPPRREEEGGSGASGGLIAPAGLTTPGLGDFPPAGRGDPKSRRRDPAGEAADTRKKKSAAEVGKRKKAEAAAIAAPARPSSDEDAAEQALQDEQAAAAGPAAGPGKGRFLVRICFQGDEGACPTRDFVVGSLILRSIGMDPSDIYAVIQIPGSREFDVSFRSAEKLALFLRVYEEKREQEDCWENFVVLGRSKSSLKTLFILFRNETVDVEDIVTWLKRHCDVLAVPVKVTDRFGIWTGEYKCEIELRQGEGGVRHLPGAFFLGAERGYSWYKGQPKTCFKCGSRTHMSGSCTQDRCFRCGEEGHLSPYCRKGIVCNLCGKRGHAFAQCPKAVHNSVAAQLTGVAGH